One Ignavibacteria bacterium genomic window carries:
- a CDS encoding DUF262 domain-containing protein, whose product MKLNRTNKTIDELVRMFADKEIAIPEIQRDFVWRSDKIKKLLDSIQRDYPSGAIVLWDTIGMKKSIRELYIRPERLHLYQKTPPRYLLIDGQQRLTSLLSVILPSDVVNNKLGEEIKLPTIIINKKTLLVEARKDLKNLSHNEILINEILNDDTQIKISTQLNKYKRNILNYSYPVQIIETDNYTDVANVFKRINKQGKTLITAEIELANIIPYWNGISEEFRNFIRRMRKEGFIIDLPLIMRCLASVANNSAKIDDFTKRVMNNAFLKNQLITFWKKTKTSFISLNGIFEKYLIDRTELITTRNALVPIIYTLSKIKKNQLDEFIFVKYLLFSMISGHYSEQSETVLRKDFYSLTNERLTINKRFIKLFNNIKNNEFKRSFITEKDLEGVYSKNPYLLLMYLAFRLKGASDFDVFNTELSKVGKIHLHHIFPYDFLIKDKEYQKNAKKRRLNESEIRMEINDIANITFVSIESNERIKSNSPKNYLTTESKNNLIAHCIPQNTKLWDSENYRKFLKERKKLIIKSVNKYLNNF is encoded by the coding sequence ATGAAGTTAAACAGGACTAATAAAACCATTGATGAATTAGTTAGGATGTTTGCTGATAAGGAAATTGCAATTCCTGAAATACAAAGAGATTTTGTATGGAGGAGTGATAAAATAAAAAAATTGTTAGATTCTATTCAGAGAGATTATCCGTCTGGTGCAATAGTCCTTTGGGATACAATTGGGATGAAAAAGAGCATTAGAGAATTATATATTAGACCAGAGAGACTCCATTTATATCAAAAAACACCTCCACGCTATCTATTGATAGATGGTCAGCAAAGACTTACTTCACTACTTTCAGTTATATTGCCAAGTGATGTGGTTAATAATAAGCTAGGTGAAGAAATAAAGTTACCTACTATTATCATTAATAAGAAAACCTTGCTTGTTGAGGCAAGAAAAGATTTAAAAAATTTAAGTCATAATGAAATTCTTATTAATGAAATCCTTAATGATGATACTCAAATCAAAATATCAACACAGCTAAATAAATATAAAAGAAATATACTAAATTATAGTTATCCAGTTCAAATAATAGAAACAGATAATTACACTGATGTAGCAAATGTTTTTAAAAGAATTAACAAGCAAGGGAAAACATTAATTACTGCTGAAATTGAATTAGCAAATATTATACCTTATTGGAATGGTATTTCTGAAGAATTTCGCAATTTTATTAGGCGTATGCGAAAAGAGGGATTTATTATAGATTTACCATTAATTATGCGTTGTTTAGCTTCTGTAGCAAATAATTCGGCTAAAATTGATGATTTTACTAAGCGTGTTATGAATAACGCGTTCTTGAAAAATCAACTTATAACTTTTTGGAAGAAAACTAAAACCTCGTTTATAAGCTTAAATGGAATATTTGAAAAATATTTAATTGATAGAACAGAATTAATCACTACTAGAAATGCATTAGTTCCTATTATATACACATTATCGAAAATTAAAAAAAATCAGTTGGATGAATTTATTTTTGTTAAATATTTATTATTTTCAATGATTAGTGGTCATTATAGTGAACAATCAGAGACAGTATTAAGAAAAGATTTTTATAGCTTAACAAATGAACGTTTAACGATTAACAAAAGATTTATTAAATTATTTAATAATATTAAAAATAATGAATTTAAAAGATCATTTATAACAGAAAAAGATTTAGAAGGGGTTTATTCCAAAAACCCGTATTTATTATTAATGTATTTAGCATTTAGATTAAAAGGAGCTAGTGATTTTGATGTATTTAATACAGAGCTATCTAAGGTAGGAAAAATTCATTTACATCATATTTTTCCATATGATTTTTTAATAAAGGATAAGGAATATCAAAAAAATGCAAAAAAAAGAAGATTAAATGAAAGTGAAATAAGAATGGAAATAAATGATATTGCAAATATTACATTTGTTTCCATAGAGTCAAATGAAAGGATAAAGTCTAATTCCCCTAAAAATTATTTAACTACTGAATCTAAAAATAATTTAATTGCTCATTGTATTCCACAAAATACAAAATTATGGGATAGTGAGAACTATAGAAAATTTTTGAAAGAAAGAAAAAAATTAATTATTAAATCTGTTAATAAATATTTAAATAATTTTTAA
- a CDS encoding metallophosphoesterase, which yields MYYTKIILFVTLSFVFTNATQVFSQTDTLKIAILGDSRSDGEEGTNGINGGVLSKLFSLVKQQNPAAVFFTGDLTLGLEKKKNVKPGDTVNPAPTSDVFENHWEKAGFIYDQTAFRKMITTFIEIKNEHLGTEIPFYPMIGNHEAIGTVSVSLFKEYFNIPQAPGVDSMHLVYNIGIENANFVIMATDYYNRKIEALVEHNLNGGQIDWLKNELQTTKDKYNYFFVMGHEPAYSLSALSGGKAKGLDKFPKERNIFWDILKSNGVNAYVCAHEHTFDAAVQNGLWQIITGGAGAPLQPGGFYHFIILKIPQFPDGVLSIDVIDINNTLVRTIVLAKQ from the coding sequence ATGTATTATACCAAAATCATTTTATTTGTTACTCTGTCATTTGTGTTCACAAATGCTACTCAAGTATTTTCACAAACTGACACTCTTAAAATTGCAATACTTGGAGACAGCAGAAGCGATGGTGAAGAAGGAACAAACGGAATAAACGGAGGAGTGCTTTCCAAGCTGTTCAGTCTTGTAAAACAGCAAAATCCTGCGGCAGTTTTTTTCACCGGTGATTTGACTCTCGGATTGGAAAAGAAAAAAAACGTGAAGCCAGGTGACACGGTTAATCCTGCGCCGACCTCAGATGTTTTTGAAAACCATTGGGAAAAAGCCGGTTTCATTTATGATCAGACTGCTTTTAGAAAAATGATTACAACTTTTATAGAAATTAAAAATGAACATCTCGGAACGGAAATACCTTTTTATCCCATGATTGGCAATCACGAAGCAATAGGCACGGTATCTGTTTCGTTGTTTAAAGAATATTTTAACATACCTCAGGCACCGGGAGTTGATTCAATGCATCTTGTTTACAACATAGGGATTGAAAACGCTAACTTTGTTATAATGGCGACGGATTATTATAACAGAAAGATTGAAGCTCTTGTCGAGCATAATCTTAACGGCGGGCAAATTGATTGGCTAAAAAACGAATTGCAGACAACAAAAGATAAATATAATTATTTTTTTGTGATGGGTCATGAACCCGCTTATTCATTAAGCGCTTTAAGCGGCGGAAAAGCAAAGGGTCTGGATAAGTTTCCGAAGGAAAGAAATATTTTCTGGGATATTTTAAAATCCAATGGAGTGAATGCATATGTTTGCGCACATGAACACACTTTTGATGCAGCAGTGCAGAATGGCTTGTGGCAGATAATAACAGGAGGCGCCGGAGCACCGTTACAGCCCGGTGGATTTTATCATTTTATAATATTAAAAATTCCACAATTTCCCGATGGTGTGCTTTCTATTGATGTGATAGATATTAATAACACACTTGTAAGAACAATTGTGTTGGCGAAGCAGTAA